A DNA window from Plasmodium vinckei vinckei genome assembly, chromosome: PVVCY_10 contains the following coding sequences:
- a CDS encoding pentatricopeptide repeat domain-containing protein, putative: MRLNHLYYIFFILKTTCLCVNLGPSKNNDALFLSPIHNAIVNINTLENLKTKRKKIVTLFNNTKRVNTKGKQYNYRTYANDEKEGNNQNDDSILKKKHSEKEIEQSLIPLNMDWVKVMSLISSSSDVNTTTLAFNAALSAVEKKGCLTSIIELFEIMKKKNIKPDLISYKLILTLCDKYHLAEYAEILFDEMTESDNIRPNYEIYSIMISCFSKVGDGHKAIEFLEKLRNDPFVENLKELNSRHDKEKSNRWEDTFAQVNPKNGEDTPNYYNAQFKELTEKIKNVENNNNKIQYSEYANVIFACNISNLHEQGIKYFEELLNSTKYIPSTFIFENIFDLLGKNGNYEKALDYYNKIKDDPNFKKYLNVNILNNILKSLSLSNKINIIENIWNNEYDELLLTHNSVSYQIMLNVYNNIDDYEKAFKLFKEMQMKKMLNKKNILPFVYTLNSFKNCGIYSYSIYVLRIAKLIGVVGKDLLFLYNNAMVACVNAKKYDVIISLYTELIALQEKDPSLTININTLSFVLLAFKELKMKEDFSNLKNLILQKNYKLTPLCSKVINEAEDQ; the protein is encoded by the coding sequence atgagattaaatcatttgtattacatattttttatattaaaaacaaCATGTTTATGTGTTAATTTGGGACCAAGCAAAAACAATGATGCTCTATTTTTAAGCCCCATCCATAATGCtatagtaaatataaatactttAGAAAATTTGAAgacaaaaagaaaaaaaatagtcaCCCTATTTAACAACACAAAAAGGGTAAATACAAAAGGGAAGCAATATAATTACAGAACATATgcaaatgatgaaaaagagGGTAATAACCAAAATGATGAcagtattttaaaaaaaaaacattcggaaaaagaaattgaaCAAAGTCTAATTCCTTTAAACATGGATTGGGTAAAAGTTATGAGTCTTATATCATCAAGCAGTGATGTAAACACAACTACCCTCGCTTTTAATGCAGCATTATCAGcagtagaaaaaaaaggatgTTTGACTTCAATTATCgaattatttgaaataatgaaaaagaaaaatataaaaccaGATCTAATATCCTATAAACTTATTTTAACATTATGTGATAAATATCATTTAGCAGAATATGcagaaatattatttgatgaAATGACTGAATCAGATAATATTAGACCAAATTATGAAATTTATTCAATTATGATAAGTTGTTTTTCAAAGGTTGGCGATGGACATAAAGCAATTgaatttttagaaaaattaagaaaTGATCCATTtgttgaaaatttaaaagaattaaattCCCGGCAcgataaagaaaaatcaAATAGATGGGAAGACACATTTGCACAAGTTAATCCAAAAAATGGAGAAGATACCcctaattattataatgctcaatttaaagaattaactgaaaaaattaaaaatgttgaaaataataataataaaatacaatataGTGAATATGCTAATGTTATTTTTGCCTgtaatatatcaaatttaCATGAACAgggaataaaatattttgaagaattattaaatagtacaaaatatataccttctacttttatttttgaaaacatATTTGATCTATTAggaaaaaatggaaattatgaaaaagcattagattattataataaaataaaagatgatccaaattttaaaaaatatttaaatgtaaatattttaaataatattttaaaatcattaagcttaagtaataaaattaatattattgaaaatatatggaataatgaatatgatgaattattattaacacATAATTCAGTTTCTTATCAAATTATGCTAAATgtctataataatattgatgattatgaaaaagcctttaaattatttaaagaaatgcaaatgaaaaaaatgttaaataaaaaaaatatattaccatttgtatatacacttaattcttttaaaaattgtggTATTTATAGTTAttctatatatgtattaagAATAGCCAAACTAATAGGAGTTGTTGGAAAAGATCTATTATTCTTATATAACAATGCTATGGTTGCTTGTgtaaatgcaaaaaaatatgacgTTATTATTTCACTCTATACTGAATTAATTGCTTTACAAGAAAAAGATCCATCACTTACCATAAATATCAATACCCTTAGTTTTGTTCTTTTAGCttttaaagaattaaaaatgaaggaagacttttcaaatttaaaaaatttaattttacaaaaaaattataaattaaccCCACTTTGTTCAAAGGTTATTAATGAGGCAGAAGACCAGTAA
- a CDS encoding glycerophosphodiester phosphodiesterase, putative, producing MQEIDQIEHLFKEDFLKNYTNDKEENNLASIFQNVKSTHYNTEKIHDNMTEEEFISNITCNYCKDLYIQHIQEKNYDLRTKILFFKFLSKFYYPPLLIDVLNLYKKDLSYDIELKGTKEKLGEYVLDILENYKDYKIKISSFSWILQGDESEFNDTYNNFRDYPKFNKPPIDQIGPVSNNRLNIPIALLFSDDEPLPNVTDILRTLDYYNAKWAHFSFRLKKQSLFIKCDDKPVDIITEEFIKLLHKNGKKVMIYWGSEDQDDYNDMLYYINMKVDSICPNRIDIAKAALKNA from the coding sequence atgcaagAAATTGATCAAATTgaacatttatttaaagaagattttttaaaaaattatacaaacgataaagaagaaaataactTGGCTAgtatatttcaaaatgtTAAGAGTACCCATTATAATACAGAAAAAATACATGACAATATGACAGAAGAAgaatttatttcaaatataaCTTGCAATTATTGTAaagatttatatattcaacatattcaagaaaaaaattatgatctaagaacaaaaatattattttttaaatttttatcgaaattttattatcctCCATTATTGATTGATGTTTTAAatctatataaaaaagatctATCTTATGATATCGAATTAAAAGgaacaaaagaaaaattaggTGAATATGTACTAGATATattagaaaattataaagattataaaataaaaattagtTCCTTTAGTTGGATATTACAAGGTGATGAATCCGAATTTAatgatacatataataattttagaGATTATccaaaatttaataaaccACCAATAGATCAAATAGGACCTGTATCAAATAACCGATTAAATATACCAATagctttattattttccgATGATGAACCATTGCCAAATGTTACTGATATTTTACGAACTTTAGATTATTATAATGCTAAATGGGctcatttttcatttagattaaaaaaacaatcactttttataaaatgcgATGATAAACCAGTTGATATAATTACAGaagaatttataaaattgttacataaaaatggaaaaaaagtTATGATATATTGGGGATCTGAAGATCAAGATGATTATAATGATATGCTATACTACATTAATATGAAAGTTGATTCTATTTGTCCTAACAGAATTGATATTGCAAAAGCtgcattaaaaaatgcGTAG
- a CDS encoding WD repeat-containing protein 65, putative, with product MYIEKKKEEIYLAKAIYAYGINLNVRNPFFLLDNNSIFYSIGTNGVVHNIIDKSQKFILSDENCYSIICLGVSNDKKLLALGEMSINKPFICIFTNSYKFIKKLTLNISDNESKIMNICFSSKNKYLYCVTNGFTKSLFLCYDWFAGKLIFSKIFPFYEFNENCEIFLNNKNSSYIGLISTFVKNDLNNEINENQLLDDGKELPDVGIDRCMGSGEVIHNDNNINKASHKLEKNIFLYHYTNEDLTEIKIKNKKLEKVSNTYIYCSWINDGILLLINKDNYLIFYNIKKKLLKIYKDHIGNNQILKVACLSNGFILYDNNYIYIYEESNFKVDNDGLSYQLKYYIHFNYNNLFNEYSLLSSCERFIYFIGQDGHIKRLDIQREKICSSSFDGKGGHHLGGTSKDVIKDGEANKNTMENVENGQSETVNSGMIKENKENLDGLVEYNTKDEGRNIETVLNNISLAKINDFDVCIKCPLIILCYNDNTIKIINYKKKKLVISNSFNNEPLKLSIHCSGHLLLVSFTDRLRLFHILYNKLKIKKEWFLKNCSCCRFSNGGNLMAVSKISTIYIYKTYTYDILFVFKSHVNYITDIIWSYNDFTIFSIGKDGYLFEYSLYNNGNKNIEIMHKDKQFISIDLETIDSSENVSDLNNRVDNYNDGEKIKYDSEYKNNKNLNTSNVRSIYLSCNDKTIKQLCDSKIECVLESEFEINKILLYKNIFLICSYYNGFFSRIRFYALPLCGIYLEIPCHISNCVNLKLDYNKELLFSCSKTGEVYIFSIEKIKKCILFPRNLASISNTASEKVKQINGQDIKRCDEKKVDEENQNENDNENDGNICTNFSKSEKSMEDNDKLEGRSEKMSISDLAKDKDTNYNHTKIIIIEDNDKMLNNNGEDKNEESQDINSDDTLEGNREINYSFAIYDLNNKSKYILDDVEKESNDILIDFCYVEKKNNELLDLEKKITNLKNQMELEMKNKESIYKNMIKKLKKEKDLELKNLMKINKNIIKEKEKMENKCKESLFELEEKHIYFVNQLNSQFYLTNKICEEKFLKIEEEFDLYKKNTTLEFLELKKEHEIKMDLLMQEKNDEIQKKDDCLKKSEEKYEQMKKEKDQYIKEIEDDVDEEILLLTKKYEEEIDNLKKDKFDLLGKFKLHEYIEGELNEGINLEKDNFVKKCIMIKRMEENIESLKLDIKNLNDNIKLKDTEIDGKNKEIDNLKKKNKEFEKLKIVLFQKIKDLESTLSPKDSEIKVMRDKIDEMSKCFENNHKKTINLQIEINEHKMKIKSLHDDVLNYNKKIGNYEKILKNLQDHIKECYLHLHDKKIFNSSFLNLYNKFHKINDVHNYDTKNVFSEYIRQKEYLENMIQVLKDKLEKETEAYRIEKIKMMNENSLLLKEINDLKMDLNFLKSEFHDAKLKNRKNRF from the exons atgtatatagaaaaaaaaaaagaggaaatatatttggcAAAAGCAATATATGCCTATGGAATAAATTTGAATGTACGgaatccattttttttactagataataattcaattttttatagtatAGGCACAAATGGAGTAgttcataatattatagataaaagtcaaaaatttattttgagTGATGAAAATTGTTATAGTATAATATGTTTAGGTGTAAGTAATGATAAGAAATTATTAGCTTTAGGTGAAATGTCTATTAATAAGccatttatatgtatatttacaaatagctataaatttataaaaaaattaacattaaatatatctgataatgaaagtaaaattatgaatatatgtttttcttcaaaaaataaatatttatattgtgTAACTAATGGATTTACAaaaagtttatttttatgttatgATTGGTTTGCGggaaaattaatttttagtaaaatttttcctttttatgaatttaatgaaaattgtgaaatttttttgaataataaaaattcttCTTATATAGGATTAATATCAacttttgtaaaaaatgatttaaataatgagaTAAATGAAAATCAGTTATTAGATGATGGGAAGGAATTACCAGATGTGGGAATAGACAGATGTATGGGTTCTGGAGAAGTTATacataatgataataatataaataaagctAGCCataaattagaaaaaaatatattcctaTATCATTATACAAATGAGGATCTAacagaaataaaaataaaaaataaaaaacttgAAAAAGTTAGTAAtacctatatatattgttccTGGATAAATGATGGTATTTTACtactaataaataaagataattatttaattttttataatataaaaaaaaaattattaaaaatatataaggaTCATATAGGAAATAatcaaatattaaaagtGGCATGTTTATCAAatggttttattttatatgataataattatatatatatttatgaagaATCAAATTTCAAAGTTGATAATGATGGATTAAGTTatcaattaaaatattacatccattttaattataataatttatttaatgaatattCTTTGCTATCATCTTGTGAaagatttatttattttattgggCAAGATGGGCATATAAAAAGGTTAGACATTCAAAGAGAGAAAATATGTTCTTCAAGTTTTGACGGGAAAGGGGGTCACCATTTAGGAGGCACTTCAAAAGATGTAATAAAAGATGGAGAAGCAAACAAAAATACGATGGAAAATGTTGAAAATGGACAAAGTGAGACAGTGAATTCGGGAATGataaaggaaaataaagaaaatttgGATGGTTTAGTAgaatataatacaaaagATGAAGGAAGAAATATCGAGACAGTATTGAACAATATAAGCTtagcaaaaataaatgattttgATGTATGTATTAAATGCccattaataattttatgctataatgataatacaataaaaataataaattataaaaaaaagaaattagtAATTTCAaattcatttaataatgaGCCATTAAAATTGTCTATTCATTGTTCAGGTCATTTATTGTTAGTTTCTTTTACAGATAGATTAAgattatttcatatattatataataaattaaaaataaaaaaagaatggTTTTTAAAGAATTGCTCATGTTGTAGATTTTCAAATGGTGGAAACTTAATGGCTGTTTCAAAAATTTCtacaatttatatttataaaacttatacatatgatattttatttgtttttaaatcacatgttaattatattacaGACATAATTTGGAGTTACAATGattttacaatattttcaatCGGAAAAGATGGATATCTATTTGAgtattctttatataataatggaaataaaaatatagaaataatgcataaagataaacaatttattaGTATAGATTTAGAAACTATAGACAGTTCAGAAAATGTAAgtgatttaaataatcgAGTAGATAATTACAATGAtggtgaaaaaataaaatatgatagtgaatataaaaataataaaaatttaaatacaaGTAATGTTAGAtctatttatttatcttGTAATGATAAGACTATTAAACAATTATGTGATTCAAAAATAGAATGTGTTTTAGAATCTGAATttgaaattaataaaatattattatataaaaatatttttttaatttgttcatattataATGGATTTTTTTCACGAATACGATTTTATGCTTTACCATTATGTGGCATTTATTTAGAAATTCCATGTCATATTTCTAATTgtgtaaatttaaaattagattataataaagaacTATTATTTAGTTGTTCAAAAACTGGGgaagtatatattttttcaatcgaaaaaataaaaaaatgtatattgtTTCCTCGAAATTTAGCTTCAATTAGTAATACAGCTTCTGAAAAGgttaaacaaataaatggaCAAGATATCAAAAGATGTgacgaaaaaaaagtagATGAAGAAAACCAAAAcgaaaatgataatgaaaatgatggaaatatatgtacaaaTTTTAGTAAGAGTGAAAAAAGTATGGAAGATAATGATAAGTTAGAAGGACGGTCAGAAAAAATGAGCATATCCGATTTAGCAAAAGATAAAGatacaaattataatcataccaaaattattattatagaagataatgataaaatgttaaataataatggggaagacaaaaatgaagaatCTCAAGATATAAATAGTGATGATACTTTAGAGGGAAATAGAGAAATAAATTACAGTTTTGCAATATATGACctgaataataaaagtaaatatatattagatGATGTTGAAAAAGAGAGTAATGATATTTTGATAGACTTTTGTtatgtagaaaaaaaaaataatgaattattagatctagaaaaaaagataacaaacttaaaaaatcaaatggAACttgaaatgaaaaataaagaatctatttataaaaatatgataaagaaattaaaaaaagaaaaagatttagaattaaaaaacttaatgaaaataaataaaaatataattaaagaaaaagagaaaatggaaaataagTGTAAAGAATCATTATTCGAATTAGAggaaaaacatatatattttgtaaaccAACTAAAttcacaattttatttaactaataaaatatgtgaagaaaagtttttaaaaattgaagaagaatttgatttatataaaaaaaatacaactttagaatttttagaattaaaaaaagaacatgaaataaaaatggatttACTAATgcaagaaaaaaatgatgaaatacaaaaaaaagacgattgtctaaaaaaaagtgaagaaaaatatgagcaaatgaaaaaagaaaaagatcAATATATCAAAGAAATAGAAGATGATGTAGATGAAGaaattcttttattaactaaaaaatatgaagaaGAAATTGATAAtctaaaaaaagataagtTTGATTTATTAGGAAAATTTAAGTTAcatgaatatatagaaGGTGAACTTAATGAGGGTATCAATCTTGAAAAggataattttgtaaaaaaatgtataatgaTAAAGCGAATGGAAGAg AACATTGAAAGCCTAAAGCTTGATATAAAGAACCTGAACGATAACATAAAATTGAAAGATACAGAAATCGATGGTAAAAACAAAGAGATTGataatttaaagaaaaaaaataaagaatttgaaaaattgaaaatagttttatttcaaaaaataaaagactTGGAATCAACGTTATCACCAAAAGATTCAGAAATAAAAGTGATGAGAGATAAGATCGATGAAATGTCAAAatgttttgaaaataatcataaaaaaactattaatttacaaatagaaataaatgaacataaaatgaaaataaaatcattaCATGATGAcgtattaaattataataaaaaaattgggaattatgaaaaaattttaaaaaatttacaagaCCATATCAAAGAATGCTACTTACATTTacatgataaaaaaatatttaattcatcCTTTTTAAATCTTTACAATAAATTTCACAAAATTAACGATGTTCATAATTATGATAcgaaaaatgttttttcaGAGTATATTAGACAAAAGGaatatttagaaaatatgatacaagtattaaaagataaattGGAAAAGGAAACGGAAGCTTATAgaatagaaaaaattaaaatgatGAATGAAAATTCGTTATTactaaaagaaataaatgatttaaaaatggatttaaactttttaaaatccGAATTTCATGATGCAAAACTTAAAAACAGAAAAAAtcgtttttaa